A region of Plantactinospora sp. BC1 DNA encodes the following proteins:
- a CDS encoding CARDB domain-containing protein produces the protein MRRSDLVPATATTVAAAVIATLALWVPAAHAAGPAQLAHQPAVAADPAGRPDPAAAVLAEGNLAQGRPTQESGHADVYDSSRAVDGNQGSYWESVNNAFPEWLQVDLGSAVPVNRVVLKLPAAGWGTRTQTLSVQGSTNGSSFGDLAASRTYTFNPAVDANSVTITFGQASTRYLRITITANSGWPAGQLSELEVYGPDGGGGTDTTPPAVPGTLGFTQSGTTIALSWGASTDNPGGSGLAGYNVYRNGAQVASLGNVTSFNDTQPTNTTVSYFVRARDVAGNLSGNSNTVTRTGSQQPGCVNVARGRPATASGSTFTFVPANAVDGSLGTYWEGAPGYPQTLTVALGANHAITAVQVKLNPDPAWGTRTQNFQVLGRDQAATTYTSLVPAANYQFVAGSNAVVVPVSATTADVQLRFNSNTGAPSGQVAELEVCGTPAPNPDLVVTSTSWTPAAPSETTPVTLSATVRNSGSAAAAATTVNISLGGTVAGSAPVPALAAGASATVTVNAGTRPMGSYPVVAVVDPTNTIVEQNDANNSFTAPSPLVVGQAPGPDLQVTGIASNPPNPAVGAAVTFTVSVQNRGTAATGATTVTRVTVGGTTLNTNTPSIAAGATSTVAISGSWTATSGGATITATADATNVVAETNEGNNVRTQSIVVGRGAALPYVSYEAEAGRYQGTLLEADPLRTFGHTNFATESSGRRSVRLNSTGQFVEFTSTNAANSIVVRNSIPDAPGGGGIEATISLYVNDTFLRKLTLSSPHSWLYGNTDDPEGLSNSPGGDARRLFDEANALLAQSYPAGTRFRLQRDAGDTAAFYIIDLVDLEQVAPATSQPAGCTSITQYGAVPNDGLDDTAAIQRAVTDDQNGVIGCVWIPPGQWRQEQKILTDDPLNRGQWNQVGISNVTIRGAGMWHSQLYTLTEPHLVVGGINHPHEGNFGFDIDANTQISDIAIFGSGRIRGGPGGAEGGVGLNGRFGVGTRISNVWIEHANVGVWVGRDYENIPALWGPGDGLEFTGMRIRNTYADGINFTNGTRNSRVFNSSFRNTGDDALAVWASRYVRDTSVDIGHSNAFVNNTIQLPWRANGIAVYGGYGNRIENNLIYDTMNYPGIMLATDHDPLPFSGQTLIANNGLYRTGGAFWGEQQKFGAITLFPATRDIVGVTIRDTEIVDSTYDGIQFKTGGGNMPGVVISNVRIDRSNNGAGILAMNGARGSATLSNVTITNSATGNIVVEPGSSFTITGAQPALRQPRRPAVD, from the coding sequence ATGAGACGCTCCGATCTGGTCCCGGCGACGGCGACGACGGTCGCCGCCGCCGTGATCGCCACCCTGGCGCTGTGGGTGCCCGCCGCGCACGCCGCCGGCCCGGCACAGCTCGCCCACCAACCGGCCGTCGCGGCCGACCCCGCCGGCCGACCGGACCCGGCCGCCGCCGTACTGGCCGAGGGCAACCTCGCCCAGGGCCGCCCCACCCAGGAGAGCGGCCACGCCGACGTCTACGACTCGTCCCGGGCCGTCGACGGCAACCAGGGCAGCTACTGGGAGAGCGTCAACAACGCCTTCCCGGAGTGGCTCCAGGTTGACCTCGGCTCGGCCGTCCCGGTCAACCGGGTCGTACTGAAGCTCCCGGCCGCCGGCTGGGGCACCCGTACCCAGACGCTGAGCGTGCAGGGGAGTACCAACGGGTCGTCCTTCGGTGACCTGGCCGCGTCCCGGACGTACACCTTCAACCCGGCGGTCGACGCCAACTCGGTGACGATCACGTTCGGGCAGGCCAGCACCCGCTACCTGCGGATCACCATCACCGCCAACAGCGGCTGGCCGGCCGGGCAGCTCTCCGAACTGGAGGTCTACGGCCCGGACGGTGGCGGCGGCACCGACACCACCCCGCCGGCCGTGCCCGGCACGCTCGGCTTCACCCAGTCCGGTACGACGATCGCGCTGAGCTGGGGCGCCTCGACCGACAACCCCGGCGGCAGCGGCCTGGCCGGCTACAACGTCTACCGCAACGGTGCCCAGGTCGCCTCGCTCGGCAACGTGACCAGCTTCAACGACACCCAGCCCACCAACACCACCGTGTCGTACTTCGTCCGGGCCCGGGACGTGGCCGGCAACCTCTCCGGCAACAGCAACACCGTCACCCGGACCGGCAGCCAACAGCCCGGCTGTGTCAACGTCGCCCGGGGCAGGCCGGCCACCGCCAGCGGCTCCACCTTCACCTTCGTACCGGCGAACGCCGTCGACGGCTCGCTCGGCACGTACTGGGAGGGGGCGCCCGGCTATCCGCAGACCCTGACGGTGGCGCTCGGCGCCAACCACGCGATCACGGCGGTGCAGGTGAAGCTGAACCCGGATCCCGCCTGGGGCACCCGTACCCAGAACTTCCAGGTGCTCGGCCGGGACCAGGCCGCGACCACCTACACCAGCCTGGTGCCGGCGGCGAACTACCAGTTCGTGGCGGGCAGCAACGCGGTGGTGGTCCCGGTCAGCGCGACCACGGCGGACGTGCAGCTCCGGTTCAACTCCAACACCGGTGCCCCGTCCGGCCAGGTCGCCGAGCTGGAGGTCTGCGGCACCCCCGCGCCCAACCCGGACCTGGTGGTCACCTCGACCAGCTGGACGCCGGCCGCGCCGAGCGAGACCACCCCGGTCACCCTCTCGGCAACGGTCCGCAACAGCGGCTCGGCGGCGGCCGCGGCGACCACGGTCAACATCAGCCTCGGCGGCACCGTCGCCGGCAGCGCCCCGGTGCCCGCGCTGGCCGCCGGTGCCTCGGCCACGGTCACGGTGAACGCCGGTACCCGGCCGATGGGCAGCTATCCGGTCGTCGCCGTGGTCGACCCGACCAACACGATCGTCGAGCAGAACGACGCCAACAACAGCTTCACCGCCCCGTCACCGCTGGTCGTCGGCCAGGCGCCCGGCCCGGACCTCCAGGTGACCGGGATCGCCTCGAACCCGCCGAACCCGGCGGTCGGGGCGGCGGTGACCTTCACGGTCTCGGTGCAGAACCGGGGTACCGCCGCGACCGGCGCCACCACGGTCACCCGGGTCACGGTCGGCGGCACCACGCTGAACACCAACACCCCGTCGATCGCGGCGGGTGCAACCAGCACCGTGGCGATCAGCGGTAGCTGGACCGCGACCAGTGGCGGGGCCACCATCACCGCCACCGCCGACGCGACGAACGTGGTCGCGGAGACGAACGAGGGCAACAACGTACGCACCCAGTCGATCGTCGTCGGGCGCGGTGCGGCGCTGCCGTACGTGTCGTACGAGGCGGAGGCCGGCCGTTACCAGGGCACCCTGCTGGAGGCCGATCCGCTGCGTACCTTCGGGCACACCAACTTCGCCACCGAGTCCTCGGGGCGCAGGTCGGTGCGGCTGAACAGCACCGGTCAGTTCGTCGAGTTCACCTCGACCAACGCGGCGAACTCGATCGTGGTGCGCAACTCCATCCCGGACGCGCCGGGCGGCGGCGGCATCGAGGCCACCATCAGCCTGTACGTCAACGACACCTTCCTGCGCAAGCTGACCCTCTCCTCCCCGCACAGCTGGCTGTACGGCAACACCGACGACCCCGAGGGGCTGTCGAACAGCCCGGGTGGCGACGCCCGGCGGCTCTTCGACGAGGCGAACGCGCTGCTGGCCCAGTCGTACCCGGCCGGCACCCGGTTCCGGCTCCAGCGGGACGCGGGCGACACGGCGGCGTTCTACATCATCGACCTGGTCGACCTGGAGCAGGTCGCCCCGGCGACCAGCCAGCCGGCCGGTTGCACGTCGATCACCCAGTACGGCGCGGTGCCGAACGACGGGCTGGACGACACCGCCGCGATCCAGCGGGCGGTCACCGACGACCAGAACGGTGTGATCGGCTGTGTCTGGATCCCGCCGGGGCAGTGGCGCCAGGAGCAGAAGATCCTCACCGACGACCCGCTGAACCGGGGGCAGTGGAACCAGGTCGGGATCAGCAACGTCACCATCCGGGGTGCCGGGATGTGGCACTCGCAGCTCTACACGCTGACCGAACCGCACCTGGTGGTCGGCGGGATCAACCACCCGCACGAGGGGAACTTCGGCTTCGACATCGACGCCAACACCCAGATCTCGGACATCGCCATCTTCGGCTCGGGCCGGATCCGGGGCGGGCCGGGCGGTGCCGAGGGCGGCGTCGGGCTCAACGGCCGGTTCGGCGTGGGTACCCGGATCAGCAACGTCTGGATCGAGCACGCCAACGTCGGCGTCTGGGTGGGCCGGGACTACGAGAACATCCCGGCGCTCTGGGGTCCCGGCGACGGGCTGGAGTTCACCGGGATGCGGATCCGCAACACGTACGCCGACGGGATCAACTTCACCAACGGCACCCGGAACTCGCGGGTCTTCAACTCGTCGTTCCGGAACACCGGCGACGACGCGCTGGCGGTCTGGGCCAGCCGCTACGTCCGGGACACCTCGGTCGACATCGGCCACTCCAACGCCTTCGTCAACAACACGATCCAGCTTCCGTGGCGGGCCAACGGCATCGCGGTCTACGGCGGGTACGGCAACCGGATCGAGAACAACCTGATCTACGACACGATGAACTACCCGGGGATCATGCTCGCCACCGACCATGACCCGCTGCCGTTCTCCGGGCAGACGCTGATCGCCAACAACGGGCTCTACCGCACGGGTGGCGCCTTCTGGGGCGAGCAGCAGAAGTTCGGGGCGATCACGCTCTTCCCGGCGACCCGGGACATCGTCGGGGTCACCATCCGGGACACCGAGATCGTCGACTCGACGTACGACGGCATCCAGTTCAAGACCGGTGGCGGCAACATGCCGGGCGTCGTGATCAGCAACGTCCGGATCGACCGGTCCAACAACGGGGCCGGGATCCTGGCGATGAACGGGGCGCGCGGCAGCGCGACGCTGTCGAACGTGACCATCACCAACTCGGCCACCGGCAACATCGTGGTCGAGCCGGGGTCGAGTTTCACCATCACCGGTGCGCAGCCGGCCCTCCGGCAACCGCGCAGGCCGGCCGTCGACTGA